TGGCAGGGGCGTGCGAGAAGGACGACCTCACGCTCGTCGAACTCGAACCCGGCCACCACGTGGCGTGCCATCTCGCTGCGACCGAGCACTAGACTCGCCGCGGGAGGATGGCCGAGCGGACGAAGGCGACGGTCTTGAAAACCGTTAGCGGGGCAACTCGCTCGTGGGTTCGAATCCCACTCCTCCCGCTGTCTAGAACTGACGGACATCGTGTACACATCGGGTTCTCTCGGAGAAGGGGGAACCGATGACCGAGCGGGAGCTGTCCAGGGCGGCCGCCAGGCGACTGGCGATCATCCGCCATGCCGAGGAGGTCAGCGGCAACGTCGCGTTGACGTGTCGCTATTACGGGATCTCGCGAACGCTCTTCTATGCGTGGCGTCGCCGCTACGAGGAACTCGGGATGGACGGACTGCGCCCGCGTTCACGCCGGCCGCACACGAGCCCGAATGCGACCAGCGGTGAGGTGATCGGCAAGATCGTTCACCTGCGCACGAACTATCACTTCGGGCCGGCCAAGATCTCCATGTACCTCAAGCGCTACCACGACCTGCAGGTGAGCACCTCAGGGGTGTGGCGGATCCTCAAGCGCCTGGAGATGAACCGGCTGCCGGCCTCTCAGCGCTACAAGCGCCACGTCGATCGGTGGAAGCGCTATGAGAAGCCTCAGCCTGGGCACCGCGTGCAGATCGACGTCAAGTTCGTTGCCCCGCTGAAGGGCTCACGCCGCAAGCACTACCAGTTCACCGCGATCGACGACTGCACCCGGATCCGAGTATTGCGGATCTACGACCGGCTCAACCAAAAGACCGCGATCCAGTTCGTCGACTACGTGCTGGAGAAGCTCCCGTTCGCCGTCGAGGTGATCCAGACCGACAACGGCGCGGAGTTCGCCTCGCAGTTCCACTACCACGTACTGGATGCAGGGATCGGTCACGTCTACATCAAGCCGGCGACGCCGCGGCTGAACGGCAAGGTGGAACGATCCCACCGGATCGATCAGGAGGAGTTCTACCGGATGCTCGAGGGGG
The sequence above is a segment of the Actinomycetota bacterium genome. Coding sequences within it:
- a CDS encoding IS481 family transposase, encoding MTERELSRAAARRLAIIRHAEEVSGNVALTCRYYGISRTLFYAWRRRYEELGMDGLRPRSRRPHTSPNATSGEVIGKIVHLRTNYHFGPAKISMYLKRYHDLQVSTSGVWRILKRLEMNRLPASQRYKRHVDRWKRYEKPQPGHRVQIDVKFVAPLKGSRRKHYQFTAIDDCTRIRVLRIYDRLNQKTAIQFVDYVLEKLPFAVEVIQTDNGAEFASQFHYHVLDAGIGHVYIKPATPRLNGKVERSHRIDQEEFYRMLEGVVIDDTELFNDRLKEWEDFYNYNRPHGGLGGQTPYERLREKTTSPV